A single Kwoniella bestiolae CBS 10118 chromosome 6, complete sequence DNA region contains:
- a CDS encoding cytoplasmic tRNA 2-thiolation protein 1 — translation MPPTPCSLCHTARALVKRPKTGQQVCKDCFFEVFETEVHNTIVEGKGIFERGEKVAIGASGGKDSTVLAHVLSVLNKRYHYGLDLFLLSIDEGITGYRDDSLETVKQNQIEYGLPLKILSYNELYGWTMDKIVEQVGRRNNCTFCGVFRRQALDRGAAQLGVDHIVTGHNADDIAETVLMNIMRGDIARLGRCTAVTTQSEDTIKRSKPFKYAYEKEIVMYAYFKKLTYFSTECIYSPDDLEAIRPSAIVDIIHSGESFQLEQSVQKGMKAMQTCLRCGYISSNDLCKACALLEGLEAGLDRSALRQTQANSSNAPTGHRTIPMFERYSNVGASQPAEGIEKAVQAIEIK, via the exons ATGCCGCCCACACCCTGCTCGCTATGCCATACCGCCAGGGCTCTGGTGAAAAGGCCGAAAACAGGCCAACAAGTTTGTAAGGATTGTTTCTTCGAGGTGTTCGAGACGGAGGTTCATAACACTATTGTTGAGGGGAAAGGGATATtcgagagaggggagaaggtaGCGATAGGTGCAAGTGGTgggaagg ACTCTACCGTGCTGGCTCACGTCCTATCGGTACTGAACAAACGATACCACTACGGATTGGACCTGTTCTTACTTTCTATCGATGAGGGTATCACAGGGTATAGAGATGATtcgttggag ACTGTTAAGCAGAATCAAATTGAGTATGGACTACCCCTCAAGATACTCTCGTATAACGAGTTGTACGGCTGGACAATGGATAAGATCGTTGAGCAAGTCGGAAGACGAAATAACT GCACATTTTGCGGTGTATTCAGACGACAAGCATTAGATAGAGGAGCGGCCCAACTAGGTGTAGACCATATAGTCACAGGACATAATGCGGATGATATCGCTGAGACCGTTCTCATGAACA TCATGCGAGGAGACATCGCCCGTCTCGGACGATGTACCGCCGTTACCACCCAAAGTGAAGATACTATCAAGAGGAGTAAACCTTTCAAATACGCTTACGAAAAGGAGATCGTCAT GTACGCCTACTTCAAGAAACTCACTTACTTTTCCACCGAATGCATCTATTCTCcagatg ACCTCGAAGCGATCCGACCAAGTGCGATAGTAGATATCATTCATTCGGGAGAATCATTCCAGTTGGAACAGAGTGTGcagaaggggatgaaagCTATGC AGACCTGCTTGAGATGCGGGTATATCTCCTCGAACGATCTTTGC AAAGCCTGCGCTTTGTTGGAAGGCTTGGAAGCTGGGTTAGACAGGTCTGCTCTG CGCCAAACCCAAGCGAACTCCTCGAACGCGCCGACGGGACATCGTACAATCCCGATGTTCGAACGTTATAGTAACGTTGGTGCGTCCCAACCTGCAGAAGGGATCGAAAAGGCTGTCCAGGCGATCGAAATCAAGTAG
- a CDS encoding TIGR01456 family HAD hydrolase, whose translation MLRSAWSVRRVVSAGQVGCTRSLHSKSAPFPNKLAFAFDIDGVLKQGHHNVLPQAKRVLKLLSGEDGRLPKPIPFLLITNGGGVPDEERRAALSSELGIKLTENQLVQSHTPIKEYVEKYQDKPVLVLGGKGESCRRVAESYGLKHSYIPQDIVAWKPSIWDRTELTEEERGFARPQDFSQIPFSAALMLHDSHDWGRDITLILDLMSSHRGIFGTRREGHDRADVKGDVELVFSNADVEWRSDWPIPRLGQGAFRLSLESVYKSTTGLDLPYKQFGKPFKATYDFSELMLRRYLREVGRDPEGALNVYMVGDNPLSDIDGANRHGWSSILVRTGVFHDTHGEVPSHKATIIADDVEKGVEWAIQEEMRKGSL comes from the exons ATGCTGAGATCAGCCTGGAGCGTGCGTAGAGTGGTATCTGCGGGTCAAGTTGGCTGTACAAGGTCATTGCATT CCAAATCTGCACCGTTCCCTAACAAGCTGGCATTTGCCTTCGACATA GACGGCGTGCTCAAACAAGGTCATCATAATGTTCTACCTCAGGCTAAGAGGGTGTTGAAGTTGTTATcgggggaagatgggagattgCCCAA ACCAATACCATTCCTACTGATCACCAATGGCGGGGGCGTACCAGACGAAGAGCGAAGAGCGGCACTATCTTCCGAGCTGGGTATCAAG CTCACAGAGAACCAGCTGGTGCAAAGCCATACGCCTATCAAAGAATATGTGGAGAAGTATCAGGATAAACCGGTGTTGGTACTTGGTGGGAAAGGCGAGAGTTGCAGGAGGGTAGCTGAGTC GTACGGTCTCAAACATTCTTACATCCCTCAGGATATTGTAGCTTGGAAACCTTCTATATGGGATAGGACGGAGCTGacagaggaggagaggggattTGCAAGG CCTCAAGACTTCTCGCAAATACCATTCTCCGCAGCGTTGATGTTACATGACTCGCATGACTGGGGCCGAGATATCACTTTAATTCTTGATCTGATGTCTTCTCATCGAGGGATCTTCGGGACGAGGAGAGAGGGGCATGATAGAGCGGACGTAAAAGGAGACGTGGAGTTGGTGTTTAGTAATGCCGATGTGGAGTGGAGATC AGACTGGCCAATACCGAGATTGGGCCAAGGTGCTTTTAGATTATCCCTTGAGAGTGTatacaag TCAACCACAGGTCTGGATCTACCTTATAAACAATTTGGTAAACCATTCAAAGCGACGTACGATTTCTCGGAACTTATGCTACGTAGATACTTGAGAGAGGTGGGGAGAGATCCAGAGGGAGCACTGAATGT GTATATGGTAGGCGATAACCCCCTATCCGATATAGACGGAGCCAATCGCCACGGCTGGTCTTCCATCCTAGTGAGGACGGGGGTATTCCACGATACTCACGGGGAAGTACCTAGTCATAAAGCTACGattatagctgatgatgtggagaagggggtggAGTGGGCCATACAGGAGGAaatgaggaaggggagtttGTGA